From the Kogia breviceps isolate mKogBre1 chromosome 15, mKogBre1 haplotype 1, whole genome shotgun sequence genome, one window contains:
- the FECH gene encoding ferrochelatase, mitochondrial, protein MVLVGTNMAAALRSAGVLLRDRLVYGGSRACQPRRCQSGAATAAAATETAQHARSPRSQVQPGNRQPKTGILMLNMGGPETVGEVHDFLLRLFLDRDLMTLPVQNKLGPFIAKRRTPKIQEQYRRIGGGSPIKMWTSKQGEGMVKLLDELSPHTAPHKYYIGFRYVHPLTEEAVEEMERDGLERAIAFTQYPQYSCSTTGSSLNAIYRYYNEVGKKPTMKWSTIDRWPTHPLLIQCFADHILKELDHFPLEKRREVVILFSAHSLPMSVVNRGDPYPQEVGATVQRVMDKLGYSNPYRLVWQSKVGPMPWLGPLTHEAIRGLCERGRKNILLVPIAFTSDHIETLYELDIEYSRVLASECGAENIRRAESFNGNPLFSKALADLVHSHIQSNERCSTQLTLSCPLCVNPVCRETKSFFSSQQL, encoded by the exons ATGGTTTTAGTCGGCACAAACATGGCTGCGGCCCTGCGATCTGCAGGCGTCCTGCTCCGCGATCGGC TGGTATATGGTGGCTCAAGGGCCTGTCAGCCGCGGAGGTGCCAGTCGGGTGCAGCCACAGCAGCAGCCGCCACAGAAACAGCCCAACATGCCAGAAGCCCCAGATCTCAAGTTCAGCCGGGGAACAG GCAGCCGAAAACTGGAATCTTAATGCTGAACATGGGAGGCCCTGAAACCGTCGGAGAAGTTCACGACTTCCTTCTGAGGCTCTTCTTGGATCGAGACCTCATGACACTTCCTGTTCAAAA TAAGCTGGGACCATTCATTGCCAAACGCCGAACCCCCAAAATTCAGGAGCAGTACCGCAGGATTGGAGGCGGATCCCCCATCAAGATGTGGACTTCTAAGCAAGGGGAAGGCATGGTGAAGCTGCTGGATGAGTTGTCCCCGCACACAG CCCCTCACAAATACTATATTGGATTCCGGTATGTCCACCCGTTAACAGAAGAAGCAGttgaagagatggagagagatgggCTGGAAAGGGCGATTGCTTTCACACAGTATCCACAGTACAGCTGCTCTACCACAG gcagcAGCTTAAATGCCATTTACAGATACTATAATGAAGTGGGCAAGAAGCCCACGATGAAGTGGAGCACGATTGACAGGTGgcccacccaccccctcctcaTTCAG TGCTTTGCCGACCACATTCTGAAAGAATTGGACCATTTTCCACTTGAGAAGAGACGCGAGGtggttattcttttttctgcACACTCACTGCCAATGTCT GTGGTCAACAGAGGGGACCCCTATCCTCAGGAGGTGGGCGCCACCGTCCAGAGAGTCATGGATAAGCTGGGTTACTCCAATCCCTACAGACTGGTTTGGCAGTCCAAG GTTGGCCCGATGCCCTGGCTGGGTCCTCTGACACACGAGGCCATTAGAGGGCTTTGTGAGCGGGGGAGGAAGAATATCCTTTTGGTTCCGATAGCATTTACCAGCGATCACATTGAAACGCTGTATGAACTGGATATCGAGTACTCTCGAGTTCTAGCCAGTGAG TGTGGGGCTGAAAACATCAGAAGAGCAGAGTCTTTTAATGGAAATCCACTGTTCTCGAAG GCCCTGGCCGACTTGGTGCATTCACACATCCAGTCCAACGAGCGCTGCTCCACGCAGCTGACCCTGAGCTGCCCGCTCTGCGTGAATCCCGTGTGCAGGGAGACCAAGTCCTTCTTCAGCAGCCAGCAGCTGTGA